One Epidermidibacterium keratini DNA segment encodes these proteins:
- a CDS encoding adenylate kinase, whose amino-acid sequence MRIVLLGPPGAGKGTQAAILADRLGVPQISTGDIFRANVGAGTELGVLAKKYMDAGDLVPDEVTVAMVKDRLAQPDAEPGYLLDGFPRTVAQAEQLAAFGEQRGEPLDCVLEIQVAPEHIVQRLSQRVTMVDGKAVQRDDDKPETVRHRLKVYAEQTAPLVDYYSERGTLRTIDGIGEVPEVTDRALDALGVAR is encoded by the coding sequence ATGCGCATCGTCTTGCTTGGGCCGCCCGGAGCGGGCAAGGGCACGCAGGCTGCCATCCTCGCCGACCGTCTCGGCGTACCGCAGATCTCGACTGGCGACATCTTCCGCGCCAACGTAGGGGCCGGCACCGAGCTCGGCGTACTTGCCAAGAAGTACATGGACGCGGGCGACCTGGTTCCTGACGAGGTCACTGTGGCCATGGTCAAAGACCGGCTCGCGCAGCCGGATGCCGAGCCCGGCTACCTGCTCGATGGGTTCCCGCGCACTGTCGCGCAGGCCGAGCAGCTGGCCGCCTTCGGTGAGCAGCGCGGCGAGCCGCTGGACTGCGTGCTGGAGATCCAGGTCGCGCCCGAACACATCGTGCAGCGGCTGTCGCAGCGCGTGACGATGGTCGACGGCAAGGCTGTGCAGCGCGACGACGACAAGCCCGAGACGGTGCGTCACCGCCTGAAGGTGTACGCCGAGCAGACCGCTCCGCTGGTCGACTACTACAGCGAGCGTGGCACGCTGCGCACCATCGATGGCATCGGCGAGGTGCCCGAGGTGACCGACCGTGCACTCGACGCGCTCGGCGTCGCGCGGTAG
- the map gene encoding type I methionyl aminopeptidase, translated as MIEIKTDEQLALMRAAGLVVASALDEVQARVAPGVSTAELDAIAEQVIRDHGAVPSFLGYHGFTGSICASVGAEVVHGIPRPDRVLAEGELISVDCGAILDDWHGDSARTLPVGEITDAQRALLTVTENSMWAGIAAGAAGGRLSDISHAVESSIEAAAARDGVDYGIVEMYGGHGIGTAMHQDPHILNYGKPGRGPRLEPGMALAIEPMVTLGSAEVDELADGWTVVTRDGSDAAHFEHTYAITTTGPWVLTARDGGAAGLAPYGVHLSELAS; from the coding sequence ATGATCGAGATCAAGACCGACGAGCAGCTTGCCCTGATGCGGGCGGCCGGGCTCGTCGTCGCCTCGGCGCTCGATGAGGTTCAGGCACGGGTTGCTCCCGGCGTGTCGACCGCGGAGCTGGACGCGATCGCCGAGCAGGTGATCCGTGACCACGGCGCCGTACCGTCGTTCCTGGGCTATCACGGCTTTACCGGCTCGATCTGCGCGTCGGTGGGAGCCGAAGTGGTGCATGGCATCCCGCGTCCGGACCGGGTGCTTGCCGAGGGTGAGCTGATCTCGGTCGACTGCGGCGCGATCCTCGATGACTGGCACGGGGACTCGGCGCGCACTCTGCCGGTCGGCGAGATCACCGACGCCCAGCGGGCTCTGCTGACGGTCACCGAGAACAGCATGTGGGCCGGCATCGCCGCGGGTGCCGCTGGTGGCCGGCTCAGCGACATCTCGCACGCCGTCGAGTCCTCGATCGAGGCGGCCGCCGCTCGCGACGGTGTCGACTACGGCATCGTGGAGATGTACGGCGGCCACGGGATCGGCACCGCGATGCACCAGGACCCGCACATCCTCAACTACGGCAAGCCCGGCCGCGGTCCCCGGCTGGAGCCCGGCATGGCACTGGCGATCGAGCCGATGGTGACCCTGGGCTCGGCCGAGGTTGACGAGCTAGCCGATGGGTGGACGGTCGTCACCCGCGACGGCTCCGATGCGGCTCACTTCGAGCACACCTACGCGATCACCACGACCGGGCCCTGGGTGCTGACGGCACGTGACGGGGGAGCGGCCGGTCTCGCGCCGTACGGCGTACACCTCAGCGAGCTCGCCTCGTAA